The following are encoded together in the Mammaliicoccus vitulinus genome:
- a CDS encoding PLP-dependent cysteine synthase family protein produces MKAFDLIGNTPLVLLEHYSTDSVKIYAKLESYNIGGSIKDRLAKHLIEQAINQGELTSGDTIVEATAGNTGIGLAIVANHYHINCVIYAPEGFSEEKMTIMKALGAEVRRTPRSEGMIGAQQHARKYAEDHGAYYINQFGNKENPQAYVNTLATEILEQCPNINYFIAGAGSGGTFAGTASVMKSYDVRNIIVEPEGSILAGGKEHSHDTEGIGVEKWPTFLDRALVDDIKVISDEDAFQNVSGLALNEGILAGSSSGAALQAAIDVANQIEQGHIVVVFPDGSDRYMSKNIFNYGGNHNE; encoded by the coding sequence ATGAAAGCTTTTGATTTAATTGGGAATACACCACTCGTTTTACTAGAACATTACAGCACAGACAGTGTGAAGATTTATGCAAAATTAGAAAGTTACAACATCGGGGGAAGCATCAAAGATAGATTGGCAAAGCATTTAATTGAACAAGCTATCAATCAAGGTGAACTTACATCAGGAGATACGATAGTAGAAGCTACTGCTGGTAATACGGGTATTGGACTCGCTATCGTAGCCAATCATTACCATATTAATTGTGTCATCTATGCACCTGAAGGATTTTCTGAAGAAAAAATGACTATTATGAAAGCTTTAGGAGCAGAAGTAAGAAGAACGCCACGCTCTGAAGGTATGATTGGCGCCCAACAACATGCGAGAAAATATGCAGAAGATCACGGCGCTTACTACATTAATCAATTTGGAAATAAAGAAAATCCACAAGCTTATGTCAATACATTAGCGACAGAAATACTCGAACAATGTCCAAACATCAATTACTTTATTGCTGGCGCTGGATCTGGAGGCACTTTTGCTGGGACCGCTTCAGTTATGAAATCATACGATGTTCGTAACATCATTGTAGAACCTGAAGGCAGTATTCTTGCTGGAGGAAAAGAACATTCACACGATACAGAAGGCATTGGCGTTGAAAAGTGGCCGACATTTTTAGATCGCGCATTAGTAGACGACATTAAGGTCATCAGTGACGAAGATGCATTTCAAAATGTATCTGGACTTGCATTAAATGAAGGTATTCTGGCCGGCAGCTCGTCAGGTGCAGCATTACAAGCAGCCATTGATGTTGCAAATCAAATAGAACAAGGCCATATCGTTGTCGTCTTCCCTGATGGTAGTGATCGATACATGTCTAAAAATATATTTAATTACGGAGGAAATCATAATGAATAA
- a CDS encoding YhgE/Pip domain-containing protein, which yields MNIFKKKLYWMTPILVVVILLILAIAFIPAYNPEPKSIPLAIVNQDNGTSIQDKDVNIGESFTKNIKDNKELSEKVEWIEVDNKKALEQGFKDKEYYGALILDKNLSKHSMSKVQKVAQDGKMKEIQTAMTEKIKNGEIQPEQVQKMQSQNKVEPVEVKQGNVKIIVNEGSSMQGAQLANTLLTTIGDQLNTQISKQGIQTLEKMNIAISPSDIQGLTNPVKIDKNNINSVKSHQANGNLPLLMFTPIWLASLVGSVILFFSFRTSHNITVKSRIIASIGQFGAAFVTAFIGGFGYIYFLTGVLDVTIDHPNRVALYISIAILAFISLILGFMTWLGIKAIPIFMILLFFSLQLIMLPKQMLPQFYQDYMISWNPFRHYAETLRELIFLNHSLELNSTIWMFIAFIIFGGISTLSAAIIRKHNPTRTEVPS from the coding sequence ATGAATATTTTTAAAAAGAAACTATATTGGATGACACCCATTCTCGTAGTCGTCATTCTTTTAATTTTAGCTATAGCATTTATACCAGCATATAATCCCGAACCAAAATCAATACCCCTTGCTATCGTAAACCAAGACAACGGCACATCCATTCAAGATAAAGATGTGAATATCGGAGAATCTTTTACAAAAAACATTAAAGACAATAAAGAACTTTCAGAAAAAGTTGAATGGATAGAAGTAGATAATAAGAAGGCTTTAGAACAAGGTTTTAAAGACAAAGAATATTACGGCGCATTAATTTTAGATAAAAACCTTTCAAAACATTCAATGAGTAAAGTACAAAAAGTTGCGCAAGATGGAAAAATGAAAGAAATACAAACAGCAATGACAGAAAAAATCAAAAATGGAGAAATACAACCAGAGCAAGTTCAAAAAATGCAAAGTCAAAACAAAGTTGAGCCAGTAGAAGTAAAACAAGGAAATGTTAAAATTATTGTGAATGAAGGTTCAAGCATGCAAGGTGCACAATTAGCTAACACATTACTTACAACTATCGGTGATCAACTGAATACGCAAATTTCAAAACAAGGCATACAAACGTTAGAAAAAATGAACATCGCTATATCACCTTCTGATATTCAAGGACTTACAAATCCTGTGAAAATCGATAAAAATAACATAAACTCAGTAAAATCACATCAAGCAAACGGTAACTTGCCACTTCTTATGTTTACACCAATATGGCTAGCATCATTAGTTGGATCCGTTATTCTGTTCTTTTCATTTAGAACAAGTCATAACATTACCGTAAAAAGTCGTATCATTGCATCAATTGGACAATTTGGAGCAGCATTCGTTACAGCGTTCATAGGTGGCTTTGGATACATTTACTTTTTAACTGGTGTATTAGATGTCACAATCGATCATCCAAATAGAGTCGCATTATATATCTCAATTGCTATATTAGCGTTCATCAGTTTAATACTAGGATTTATGACTTGGTTAGGTATAAAAGCTATTCCAATATTTATGATATTATTATTCTTTAGTTTACAGCTCATCATGTTACCGAAACAAATGTTACCACAGTTTTATCAAGATTATATGATAAGCTGGAATCCGTTTAGACATTATGCAGAGACTTTAAGAGAACTCATATTCTTAAATCATAGTTTAGAACTTAATAGCACAATATGGATGTTTATAGCATTTATTATATTCGGTGGTATATCTACTTTATCAGCAGCTATCATAAGAAAGCATAATCCAACAAGAACTGAAGTACCATCTTAA
- the merA gene encoding hypothiocyanous acid reductase MerA: MKQYDTLIIGFGKAGKTLAKDFAAQGQQIAVVEQDSNMYGGTCINVGCIPSKTLLHESTEQNSFSETMTRKKDVVAALNKKNFNNLDSDDNIDVYTYKAQFKDNETVILLDESNETVETLQAKNIVINTGNRSNIPDIEGIKSTENIYDSKGIMELDNLPEQLVIIGAGYIALEFATIFSNLGSKVKIVNSQKHVLITEDRDVASSIYEEFLNRGIEFIDDAEVTAFSTEGNRPKVHTTQGDIIGDAVLLATGRVPNTDLALENTDIQLGDKGEIKVNEFLQTTVDHIYAVGDVKGGAQFTYISLDDYRIVKDHLTGSQQRSTKNRGHVPYTVFLDPPLARIGFTASKAKKEGHHIKEGKIEVKNIPRHKVNHDDRGLFKVVVDADSDLILGASLFGKESEEIINFIKLAMDQDIPYTTLRDNIYTHPTMVESFNDLFNI; the protein is encoded by the coding sequence ATGAAACAGTACGATACATTGATCATCGGTTTTGGTAAAGCTGGAAAGACGCTTGCTAAAGACTTTGCTGCACAAGGCCAACAAATAGCGGTTGTTGAACAAGATTCAAATATGTACGGTGGTACTTGTATCAATGTCGGATGTATTCCTAGTAAAACTTTATTACACGAAAGTACTGAACAAAATTCATTTTCTGAAACAATGACTCGTAAAAAAGATGTTGTTGCTGCTTTAAATAAGAAGAATTTTAATAATCTCGATTCAGATGACAACATTGATGTATATACGTATAAAGCTCAGTTTAAAGATAATGAAACAGTCATTTTATTAGATGAATCAAACGAAACTGTGGAGACATTACAAGCGAAAAATATTGTCATTAATACTGGCAATCGCTCAAACATACCAGATATTGAAGGTATTAAATCTACTGAAAATATTTATGATTCTAAAGGTATTATGGAGCTGGATAACTTGCCAGAGCAACTCGTTATCATTGGCGCCGGCTATATCGCATTAGAATTCGCGACTATATTTTCTAATTTAGGTAGTAAAGTGAAAATAGTTAACAGTCAGAAGCATGTTTTAATAACTGAAGATAGAGACGTAGCATCTAGTATATATGAAGAATTTTTAAATCGTGGCATAGAATTTATAGACGACGCTGAAGTAACCGCATTTTCAACAGAGGGTAATCGCCCGAAAGTGCACACGACTCAAGGTGACATTATAGGTGACGCCGTATTACTCGCTACAGGACGCGTTCCTAATACAGATTTAGCTTTAGAAAATACCGATATTCAACTTGGAGATAAAGGTGAAATTAAAGTAAATGAATTTTTACAAACAACGGTAGACCATATTTATGCAGTCGGTGATGTTAAAGGTGGCGCGCAATTTACCTACATCTCTTTAGACGATTATAGAATTGTTAAAGATCACTTAACTGGCAGCCAACAACGTTCAACTAAAAATAGAGGTCATGTCCCGTATACCGTGTTCCTAGACCCACCTCTTGCTCGTATAGGATTCACAGCTAGCAAAGCTAAAAAAGAAGGTCACCATATTAAAGAAGGAAAAATTGAAGTTAAAAATATCCCACGTCATAAAGTTAATCACGATGATAGAGGATTATTTAAAGTCGTAGTAGACGCGGATAGTGATTTGATATTGGGTGCTAGTTTATTTGGCAAAGAATCAGAAGAAATTATTAACTTTATCAAACTTGCAATGGATCAAGACATTCCATATACAACATTAAGAGATAATATATACACACACCCTACAATGGTAGAATCATTCAACGATTTATTTAATATATAG
- the mhqD gene encoding methylhydroquinone degradation carboxylesterase MhqD, with protein sequence MNHIFKQGDQGKPIFLLLHGTGGNERDLLPLAEMLNPTYSVLSVKGDVSENGMARYFKRLAEGEYDLEDLEYRGQQLYQFIKESAKEYEFKLEDVIPVGFSNGSNMAINLILREETPFQKALLFAPLYPVDLQNNHKDLSAFKVFLSMGEQDPIVTKAQSEHVIEIFKERNATVSETWVNSHEITQEAVLAAREIL encoded by the coding sequence ATGAATCATATATTTAAACAAGGTGACCAAGGTAAGCCAATATTCTTGTTATTGCACGGTACAGGCGGTAACGAAAGAGATTTATTACCATTAGCAGAAATGCTAAATCCAACTTATAGTGTATTAAGCGTTAAAGGCGATGTGTCAGAAAATGGCATGGCAAGATATTTCAAAAGATTAGCTGAAGGCGAATATGACCTAGAAGATCTAGAGTATAGAGGACAACAGTTATATCAATTTATAAAAGAATCCGCTAAAGAATATGAATTTAAACTAGAAGATGTGATACCAGTAGGCTTTTCAAACGGATCCAATATGGCGATTAATCTAATATTAAGAGAAGAAACACCATTCCAAAAAGCATTGTTATTCGCGCCACTCTATCCAGTAGATTTACAAAACAATCATAAAGACTTATCAGCATTTAAAGTCTTCTTATCAATGGGCGAACAAGATCCAATTGTGACAAAAGCACAAAGCGAACACGTTATAGAAATATTTAAAGAACGTAACGCAACCGTAAGTGAAACATGGGTGAACAGCCACGAAATCACACAAGAAGCTGTACTTGCAGCGAGAGAAATATTATAG
- the mhqE gene encoding ring-cleaving dioxygenase MhqE: MSNNNELIGIHHVTAMTNDAVRNYEFFTQVLGMRLVKKTVNQDDIYTYHTFFADDQGSPGTDMTFFDFPNNPKGSRGTNSISRAAFRVPNDAALEYYLNRFEEFGVKHDGIQELFGKKVLPFEEEDGQRYQLISDELNKGVKPGIPWKNGPVPEDKAIYGLGPIEITVSYYEDFKSVLKQVFGMKPIIEEDDVTILEVGEGGNGAQVILRKDDQNPEARQGYGEVHHVSFRLKDHEAIKAWEDKYNELRIGNSGNVDRFYFEALYARIGHILIEVSTDGPGFMGDEPYETLGESLALPPFLEAKRDYIESEIKAFDTSTKH, translated from the coding sequence ATGAGTAATAATAATGAACTTATCGGTATCCATCACGTAACTGCCATGACAAATGATGCAGTTAGAAACTATGAATTTTTCACGCAAGTACTAGGTATGCGTTTAGTTAAAAAAACAGTAAACCAAGATGATATATATACGTACCATACATTTTTCGCAGATGATCAAGGATCACCTGGAACAGACATGACATTTTTTGATTTTCCAAACAATCCTAAAGGCAGTAGAGGTACAAACTCAATTAGCCGTGCAGCATTTAGAGTACCTAATGACGCAGCACTTGAATATTATTTAAATCGTTTTGAAGAATTTGGCGTGAAACATGACGGCATTCAAGAATTGTTCGGCAAAAAAGTATTACCTTTTGAAGAAGAAGACGGACAAAGATATCAATTAATTTCTGATGAGTTGAATAAAGGAGTTAAACCCGGTATACCTTGGAAAAATGGCCCGGTACCTGAAGATAAAGCCATTTATGGATTAGGTCCAATCGAAATAACAGTCAGCTATTATGAAGACTTTAAATCAGTATTGAAACAAGTATTCGGTATGAAACCGATTATCGAAGAAGATGATGTAACAATATTAGAAGTAGGAGAAGGCGGTAATGGCGCTCAAGTAATATTGAGAAAAGACGACCAAAATCCTGAAGCAAGACAAGGTTATGGGGAAGTTCACCACGTATCATTTAGATTGAAAGACCATGAAGCAATTAAAGCATGGGAAGATAAATATAATGAATTACGCATTGGAAACTCAGGTAATGTCGATCGTTTCTATTTTGAAGCGTTGTATGCCAGAATTGGACATATACTCATAGAAGTTTCTACAGATGGACCAGGATTTATGGGAGATGAGCCTTATGAAACTTTAGGTGAAAGTCTGGCGTTGCCACCATTCTTAGAAGCAAAACGTGACTATATTGAATCTGAAATTAAAGCATTCGATACAAGTACAAAACATTAA
- a CDS encoding TetR/AcrR family transcriptional regulator produces the protein MAEDRRVRKSKTAIKNAFIQLLKEKNIERITIQEISDLADVNRGTFYLNYVDKYALLEEMENEQIAEIKSFVDIRNINLSNRTGEAFIEEFSNNVIKKVITHISNNLEFYQVILNLERKSQIEEQIADIVRSNLTYLIEDKDDVFGIPINYYLSYVTGSMISMIKYWVSDDQRVSIDEFVQYIATIASNGPLSIMRRMVDQKNK, from the coding sequence ATGGCTGAAGATCGTCGAGTTAGAAAAAGTAAAACTGCGATAAAAAATGCATTTATACAGCTTTTAAAAGAGAAAAATATTGAACGAATTACAATACAAGAAATTTCGGATTTAGCAGATGTAAATCGAGGAACTTTTTATTTAAATTATGTAGATAAATATGCTTTGTTAGAAGAAATGGAAAATGAGCAAATTGCCGAAATAAAAAGTTTTGTAGATATAAGAAATATAAATTTAAGCAATAGAACAGGTGAAGCGTTTATTGAAGAATTTTCAAATAATGTGATCAAAAAAGTCATCACGCATATCAGTAATAATCTGGAATTTTATCAAGTTATATTGAATTTAGAAAGAAAAAGTCAAATAGAAGAACAAATAGCAGATATTGTAAGAAGTAATTTAACCTATTTAATAGAAGATAAGGACGATGTTTTCGGTATACCTATAAATTATTATTTAAGTTATGTAACAGGCTCGATGATATCGATGATTAAATATTGGGTATCAGATGATCAACGTGTGTCGATTGATGAATTTGTACAGTATATCGCAACAATTGCTTCGAACGGGCCATTATCTATAATGAGAAGAATGGTAGATCAGAAAAATAAATAA
- a CDS encoding MarR family winged helix-turn-helix transcriptional regulator — protein sequence MDRTEESLKALVGIKRTNDTLDRIVKQDMKNYGLNITEFAVMELLYHKGDQPIQKVKQRILIASSSTTYVIDQLVKKAYVARRQDTEDKRITYAVLTEKGHVLMDKIFPQHAETIEKAFSILDDEELAIFRRALKKISAFSTE from the coding sequence ATGGATAGAACAGAAGAATCTTTAAAAGCTTTAGTAGGTATAAAACGTACGAACGATACGTTAGACCGTATTGTTAAACAAGATATGAAGAATTACGGTTTAAATATTACTGAATTTGCTGTTATGGAACTTTTATATCATAAAGGTGATCAGCCTATTCAAAAGGTTAAACAACGCATTCTCATAGCAAGTAGTAGTACAACTTATGTTATTGACCAACTCGTTAAGAAAGCTTATGTAGCCCGTCGTCAAGATACAGAAGATAAACGTATTACGTATGCCGTATTAACAGAGAAAGGGCATGTATTAATGGATAAAATTTTTCCACAACATGCCGAAACAATAGAAAAAGCATTTTCTATTTTAGATGACGAAGAACTTGCTATATTTCGAAGAGCACTCAAAAAAATAAGCGCGTTTTCTACTGAGTAG
- a CDS encoding SDR family oxidoreductase produces MTHNWLEIEHKVIIVTGGTSGIGRQIVNSLLENGAIVYNVDLKDDPINNENYSFIQTDVTNEEAVQSTVHRIIEEQSQIDVLINNAGINLPRLLVDVKGEKPEYEINMKDLDLMFGVNLKGPILFSQEVSRQFVKQNKGVIVNISSEAGQEGSEGQSIYSATKAALIGFTRSWAKELGKYNIKVVAIAPGILEETGLRTKQYEEALAYSRNTTVDKLNGDYSKSIPLSRVGGLSEVADLVCYLSSDRSSYITGTTINISGGKSRG; encoded by the coding sequence ATGACTCATAATTGGTTAGAGATAGAACATAAAGTGATTATCGTAACAGGCGGAACATCTGGAATAGGTAGACAAATTGTAAATTCACTATTAGAAAATGGTGCAATTGTTTATAATGTAGACTTAAAGGATGATCCAATTAATAATGAAAATTATTCCTTCATACAAACTGATGTAACAAATGAAGAAGCAGTTCAAAGTACAGTTCATAGGATTATAGAAGAACAGTCTCAAATAGATGTATTAATTAATAATGCTGGTATTAATTTACCTAGATTACTGGTAGATGTTAAAGGTGAAAAGCCAGAATACGAAATTAATATGAAGGATTTAGATTTAATGTTTGGTGTGAATTTAAAAGGTCCTATATTATTTAGCCAAGAAGTAAGTAGACAATTTGTTAAACAAAATAAAGGTGTAATTGTTAATATTTCTAGTGAAGCTGGACAAGAAGGTTCAGAAGGACAAAGTATATATTCCGCTACCAAAGCTGCATTAATTGGATTTACAAGAAGTTGGGCTAAAGAATTAGGTAAATATAATATTAAAGTTGTTGCAATTGCTCCAGGTATACTCGAAGAAACTGGATTGCGTACTAAACAATATGAAGAAGCATTAGCATATAGCAGAAATACAACAGTAGATAAATTAAATGGTGATTATTCAAAATCTATACCATTATCTAGAGTTGGTGGATTATCAGAAGTTGCTGATTTGGTTTGTTATTTAAGTTCTGATAGATCTAGTTATATTACTGGCACTACCATTAATATTTCAGGTGGAAAATCACGAGGATAA
- a CDS encoding transcriptional regulator GutM, whose amino-acid sequence MFFIILIIMLAVGFVIQYLLGLVQIKNFTRHYTLMREKGRVAIGRRPAIFKAGTLVLLQINNRNEIEEARYMQGVTVFSKFKKLKGLEGYKINKLRDTDLQNYNKLLIKAILDAQHTFKVIQSGGEIEKIPSPMMKAVKKINNMFKKEGSKSSWTS is encoded by the coding sequence ATGTTTTTCATTATATTGATTATAATGTTAGCTGTTGGCTTTGTTATCCAGTATTTACTGGGATTAGTTCAAATTAAAAACTTTACGAGACACTATACGCTCATGAGAGAAAAAGGACGTGTTGCAATTGGAAGACGTCCAGCAATATTTAAAGCTGGAACGCTGGTGCTTTTGCAAATTAATAACCGTAATGAAATTGAAGAAGCAAGGTATATGCAAGGCGTGACAGTGTTCTCTAAATTTAAAAAATTAAAGGGATTAGAAGGTTATAAAATTAATAAGTTAAGAGATACTGATTTGCAAAATTACAATAAATTATTAATTAAAGCAATTTTAGATGCACAGCACACATTTAAAGTTATTCAATCGGGTGGAGAAATTGAGAAGATTCCTTCACCGATGATGAAAGCAGTTAAAAAAATAAATAACATGTTTAAAAAAGAAGGGAGTAAATCATCATGGACATCATAG
- a CDS encoding flavin reductase family protein — MKKIRPEALSQKENYKLLIGSIIPRPIALVTTQSDSGLLNIAPFSFFNVVSSDPPILSIAVQRVNGEPKDTARNILQNNEAVVHIVDTDNVKDANQTAALLSPDESEIERTEFEQVDSVEVSVPGLKQSKVRFETVLKEDIVIKKDGEPVSDLLLLEVKYYHFDEAIYDNGYINKDELSAVSRLAGNDYAEIGKTFTIERPQ, encoded by the coding sequence ATGAAGAAGATACGACCTGAAGCATTATCACAAAAAGAAAATTATAAATTGTTAATTGGATCGATTATCCCTAGACCTATCGCACTTGTGACAACACAATCAGACAGTGGGTTATTGAATATTGCACCATTTAGCTTTTTCAACGTTGTATCTTCAGACCCTCCAATATTGTCTATAGCCGTACAGCGTGTAAACGGTGAACCGAAAGATACGGCGAGAAACATTTTGCAGAACAACGAAGCGGTTGTGCATATCGTTGATACTGATAATGTCAAAGATGCCAATCAAACTGCCGCATTATTAAGTCCAGATGAAAGTGAAATTGAGCGTACTGAGTTTGAACAGGTGGATTCTGTTGAAGTTTCCGTACCAGGTTTGAAACAAAGTAAAGTACGGTTCGAAACAGTATTAAAAGAAGATATCGTCATTAAAAAAGACGGTGAACCTGTTTCAGATTTACTACTATTGGAAGTGAAGTATTATCATTTCGATGAAGCCATTTATGACAATGGCTATATTAATAAAGATGAATTAAGCGCAGTAAGCAGACTTGCAGGTAATGACTATGCTGAAATCGGTAAAACATTTACCATCGAAAGACCACAATAA
- a CDS encoding BglG family transcription antiterminator — MLLNKKHLSIIGILQKENISIEKLSHKLSISQRTLSNYINQLQMQFEGSISIIKQHHEFSMIVLDETVFFNILKKLKLSISESLNEIEEREERVFCYLLNNGVCTIDDIADELYISKSVVHNTLNEIKNIIKNYKVEIKGTQNVGLRIEGNEIEIRKVLIECFSNPYQNMELPKQIIHVLKDIEKDFNLDSATSERIKLSTKVILSRLKEGYNIQQNVQIDERVFESEDFMAVSNIKEYILNHYEVQFPNLEILLIVFQIIGRRASIIDEIINERDQSTLNNIVKNTIDDINFYYTIKIDEQLFSNDIQLHIKYLINRLIFDINIQNNLIDEVKTRYPFAYELSKVLAENIEKELKIKVPLNELGFLSIYFSVYLQQLEQKFKEIKTIAFITNQGLSSSKLVTVQLKKIFGQQIEVKVMNENEMQLSDLDKFDLTVSTIKNNRLFNKIIYIDNILDEQALKLKIEQFLIYKDVNNRNLFNQSIIVDFIKESDVYHINESMNYEDVIQYMAQEMIEEGKVDDNFSQRILEREKSKSTITGLLGFPHTSHYMDNIWVKFVILDQPLLDYETVKVIVLVATPENEVNEAVLIRLYEEILAITANSYIIKKINSDTDYIALAHILNKEMGS; from the coding sequence ATGTTATTAAATAAAAAACATTTATCTATAATAGGAATATTGCAAAAAGAAAATATTTCTATTGAAAAACTTTCCCACAAACTTTCTATTTCTCAAAGGACTTTATCAAATTATATTAATCAATTACAAATGCAATTTGAAGGATCAATCAGTATTATAAAGCAACATCATGAGTTTTCTATGATTGTTTTAGATGAAACGGTGTTCTTTAATATTTTAAAAAAACTTAAATTAAGTATAAGTGAAAGCCTAAATGAAATAGAAGAAAGAGAAGAAAGAGTCTTTTGTTATTTGTTAAATAATGGTGTTTGTACGATAGATGACATTGCAGATGAACTTTATATAAGCAAAAGTGTTGTTCATAATACGTTGAATGAAATTAAAAATATAATTAAAAACTATAAAGTGGAAATAAAAGGTACACAAAATGTCGGCCTAAGAATAGAAGGTAATGAAATAGAGATTAGAAAAGTCTTAATTGAATGTTTTTCTAATCCATACCAAAATATGGAATTACCAAAACAAATTATTCATGTGCTGAAAGATATTGAAAAAGACTTTAATTTGGATAGTGCAACTTCTGAAAGAATCAAACTTTCAACTAAAGTTATACTTTCTAGATTAAAAGAAGGCTATAATATTCAACAAAATGTGCAGATTGACGAAAGAGTATTTGAATCTGAAGATTTTATGGCGGTTAGTAATATAAAAGAATATATTTTGAATCATTATGAAGTACAATTTCCAAATCTTGAAATACTATTAATTGTATTTCAAATTATTGGTAGAAGAGCTTCAATAATTGATGAAATTATTAATGAACGAGATCAATCAACTTTAAACAATATTGTTAAAAATACGATAGATGATATTAATTTTTACTACACAATAAAGATTGACGAGCAGCTTTTTAGTAATGACATTCAATTGCACATTAAGTATTTAATAAACAGACTCATTTTCGACATTAATATCCAAAATAATTTAATTGATGAAGTTAAAACGAGATATCCATTCGCATATGAGCTATCGAAAGTGTTAGCCGAAAACATAGAAAAAGAACTAAAAATTAAAGTTCCATTGAATGAATTAGGCTTTCTATCAATATATTTCAGTGTTTATTTACAGCAGTTAGAACAAAAATTCAAAGAAATTAAGACAATTGCATTCATAACAAATCAAGGTTTGAGTAGTTCTAAGTTAGTGACAGTTCAATTAAAAAAAATATTTGGACAACAAATTGAAGTGAAGGTAATGAATGAAAATGAAATGCAATTGAGTGATTTAGATAAATTTGATTTAACGGTTTCTACTATAAAAAATAATAGATTGTTCAACAAAATTATTTATATAGACAATATACTCGATGAACAAGCGTTGAAACTGAAGATAGAGCAATTTCTAATTTATAAAGATGTTAATAATCGTAATCTATTTAATCAAAGTATTATCGTTGATTTCATAAAAGAATCAGACGTATATCATATTAATGAAAGTATGAATTATGAAGATGTGATTCAGTATATGGCTCAAGAAATGATTGAAGAAGGTAAAGTTGATGATAATTTTTCTCAAAGAATTTTAGAACGAGAAAAAAGTAAGTCTACTATAACGGGATTATTAGGGTTTCCACATACAAGCCATTATATGGATAATATTTGGGTTAAATTTGTCATTCTAGATCAACCCTTACTAGATTATGAAACGGTGAAAGTCATTGTACTTGTGGCAACACCAGAGAATGAAGTGAACGAAGCGGTACTAATTCGACTATATGAAGAAATCTTAGCTATCACAGCTAACAGTTATATTATTAAAAAAATAAATAGTGATACGGATTATATAGCACTAGCACATATATTAAATAAAGAAATGGGGAGTTAG